A region from the Bacteroidales bacterium genome encodes:
- a CDS encoding PQQ-binding-like beta-propeller repeat protein — protein sequence MKEKMVFLLTALALSTGCTTSHTNWNQYLGPHRNASIEGVEIQEFWSGQGPKELWSFPLGVGYGGASIFDKEVFVLDRDPGKSDIMRCIDLDSGSEKWKYVYQAPGELPYPGSRAVPTVDQEGVWSVGPHGHFYCFDKKSGQPLWSHNLLQEFDGKLPNWGFSQSPLLYKDLVIVAPGGDRAGVVAFDKRTGELVWESRPLNGHNFHVSPTLATLGGRDQVIMISPYDRSDSTLIQEVVSFDAGTGEELWQYEGLRSFATITPATVIDDKRVFLTDCSYDGSYDPVSIMLEVSREGEEFAVKELFLTEDAGSKMHPAVLFEDHLYLNHTGNPNQMMCLSLDGELLWEKDSAPGFELGAMILVNGLILNQNGKNGDIHLIKPSPEAYTELGKASFFDSKKTQAWGPLAFSQGKLIIRDLEKMVCVDLSQPAL from the coding sequence ATGAAAGAGAAAATGGTTTTTCTACTGACAGCTTTGGCACTGTCAACAGGGTGTACTACCAGTCATACTAACTGGAACCAGTACCTGGGGCCTCACCGAAATGCAAGTATTGAAGGTGTGGAGATCCAGGAGTTTTGGTCCGGACAGGGGCCAAAGGAGTTGTGGTCCTTTCCCCTGGGAGTTGGGTATGGAGGTGCCAGTATTTTCGATAAGGAGGTTTTTGTCCTGGACAGGGATCCGGGCAAATCGGATATCATGAGGTGCATTGACCTGGATTCCGGATCGGAGAAGTGGAAATACGTGTACCAGGCTCCGGGTGAGTTGCCCTATCCGGGATCCAGGGCCGTTCCCACCGTGGACCAGGAAGGTGTATGGAGCGTAGGGCCCCACGGCCATTTCTACTGTTTCGATAAAAAGAGCGGTCAGCCCCTCTGGAGCCATAATCTCCTGCAGGAGTTTGACGGGAAGCTCCCAAACTGGGGCTTTTCCCAATCACCCCTTTTGTATAAAGATCTGGTGATCGTTGCACCCGGCGGAGACAGAGCCGGGGTGGTGGCCTTTGATAAGCGAACGGGGGAGCTGGTATGGGAGAGCCGGCCCCTGAACGGTCATAATTTTCATGTGTCCCCCACACTGGCCACTTTAGGAGGAAGAGACCAGGTGATTATGATCAGTCCCTACGACCGCAGCGATTCTACCCTGATCCAGGAGGTGGTATCCTTTGACGCCGGTACGGGAGAGGAACTGTGGCAATATGAGGGTTTGCGCTCCTTTGCCACGATTACACCCGCTACAGTTATTGACGATAAACGGGTATTCCTGACCGATTGTTCCTATGATGGCAGTTACGACCCGGTATCCATCATGCTGGAGGTGAGCAGGGAAGGGGAAGAGTTTGCCGTGAAAGAGCTGTTCCTCACTGAAGATGCCGGAAGCAAGATGCACCCGGCGGTGCTCTTCGAGGATCACCTCTACCTGAACCATACCGGGAACCCGAACCAGATGATGTGCCTGAGCCTGGACGGTGAGCTGCTCTGGGAAAAGGATTCGGCTCCCGGCTTTGAACTGGGGGCTATGATCCTGGTAAATGGACTTATCCTGAACCAGAATGGGAAAAATGGTGATATCCACCTGATAAAACCCTCTCCGGAGGCTTATACGGAACTGGGAAAGGCTTCTTTTTTTGATTCTAAGAAAACCCAGGCATGGGGCCCCCTGGCTTTTAGTCAGGGAAAGCTGATTATCAGGGATCTGGAAAAGATGGTCTGTGTCGACCTCAGTCAGCCTGCTCTTTGA
- a CDS encoding RidA family protein, whose translation MSQVEKKLEALGLELPPAPPSLGIYYPVVITGKHLYVSGQGPVESNGELIRGKVGKDLSLEEGQLAARQVGLTMLSTIKAQIGDLDKIKRLIKTLGMVNCYPEFEQHPQTINGFSQLMVDAFGEESGKGARSAVGMSLPGNIAVEVEAVFELH comes from the coding sequence ATGAGTCAAGTCGAAAAAAAACTGGAGGCATTGGGACTAGAACTTCCCCCGGCCCCGCCTTCCCTTGGAATTTATTATCCCGTGGTTATTACAGGCAAGCATCTCTATGTTTCCGGGCAAGGCCCCGTAGAGAGCAACGGAGAACTGATCCGGGGTAAGGTGGGTAAGGACCTGAGCCTGGAAGAAGGGCAACTGGCGGCGCGACAGGTCGGACTAACCATGCTCTCCACCATCAAAGCCCAGATTGGCGACCTGGATAAGATCAAGCGCCTGATCAAAACCCTGGGGATGGTCAACTGCTATCCCGAATTCGAACAGCATCCCCAGACCATTAATGGGTTCAGCCAGCTGATGGTGGATGCATTTGGTGAAGAGTCTGGCAAAGGGGCCCGCAGTGCAGTGGGAATGAGCCTCCCCGGCAATATCGCTGTGGAAGTAGAAGCTGTATTTGAGTTACACTAA
- a CDS encoding Gfo/Idh/MocA family oxidoreductase, which yields MSNNLNRRAFLGTTGTFVAGSLLASPLASHAISKGEKIKAVLVGTGVRGTSFWGKTLVQDFPEILEFVGLHDINPGRLEYARAYMGVGCPVYSDFEKMIRETKPDLVIVTTKDSTHHEYIIKGLDMGCDVLTEKPLTTDELKCQAILDAERRSNNKLIVGFNYRWGPYMTKIKELLQSGAIGKISSVDFHWYLNTYHGASYFRRWHGLRQSGGSLWVHKATHHFDLLNWWLDSDPAEVFAYGDLEHYGSNGPFRGDKCRTCAHKSECKYYWDISQDKRAMDLYVNNEKYDGYIRDNCLFRHEINIYDKMSAQIKYRDNTYVNYSLTTYSPYEGWKIAFNGMNGRIDAWLDIPFMNNENISQSDMHELEMSQGDEKLLRDPVILHKLWNDYEVHHVDYQKGGHGGGDRLLHKQIFETPGKKDPFDRPAGVRDGAMSILIGIAARKSIESGHPVRIAELTDLEPRVRRI from the coding sequence ATGAGTAATAATCTGAACCGGCGCGCATTTCTGGGCACCACCGGTACTTTCGTGGCAGGCTCCCTGCTGGCCAGTCCACTCGCCAGTCATGCTATTTCCAAAGGAGAAAAAATCAAGGCGGTCCTGGTCGGCACTGGGGTGCGCGGAACCTCTTTCTGGGGAAAAACCCTGGTTCAGGATTTTCCGGAGATCCTCGAGTTTGTGGGACTTCACGATATTAATCCGGGCCGACTCGAATACGCCCGTGCCTACATGGGAGTAGGGTGTCCTGTATATTCCGATTTCGAAAAGATGATCCGGGAAACTAAACCCGACCTGGTCATCGTCACTACCAAGGATTCCACGCACCACGAATACATCATAAAGGGGCTCGATATGGGCTGTGATGTTCTTACCGAAAAGCCTCTGACCACCGATGAGCTGAAGTGCCAGGCCATCCTGGATGCTGAACGCCGCTCCAATAACAAGCTTATTGTCGGTTTCAATTACCGGTGGGGGCCTTATATGACCAAGATTAAAGAGCTTTTGCAATCCGGAGCTATCGGGAAAATAAGTTCGGTGGATTTCCACTGGTACCTGAATACCTATCACGGTGCCTCCTATTTCAGAAGGTGGCATGGACTCAGGCAATCGGGAGGCTCCCTCTGGGTTCACAAGGCCACTCACCATTTTGATCTGCTTAACTGGTGGCTCGACAGCGATCCGGCAGAAGTCTTCGCCTATGGCGACCTGGAGCACTATGGTTCCAACGGTCCTTTCAGGGGAGATAAGTGCCGTACCTGTGCTCACAAATCCGAATGCAAATATTACTGGGATATAAGCCAGGACAAACGTGCCATGGATCTCTACGTGAATAATGAAAAGTATGACGGCTACATCCGCGACAACTGCCTGTTCCGGCATGAAATAAATATCTACGACAAGATGTCGGCACAGATAAAATACCGCGACAACACCTATGTGAATTATTCTCTGACCACCTACTCCCCCTATGAAGGATGGAAAATAGCTTTCAATGGAATGAATGGCCGTATCGATGCCTGGCTTGATATTCCGTTTATGAACAACGAGAATATCAGTCAGTCCGACATGCACGAACTCGAAATGTCACAGGGAGATGAGAAGCTTCTCAGGGACCCGGTGATCCTGCACAAGTTATGGAACGATTATGAGGTACACCACGTGGACTACCAGAAGGGGGGACATGGCGGAGGAGACAGACTGCTTCACAAACAAATATTTGAAACACCGGGAAAGAAAGACCCATTCGACCGGCCTGCCGGAGTCAGAGATGGAGCCATGTCCATCCTGATCGGTATTGCAGCCCGGAAAAGTATTGAATCGGGACACCCGGTCCGCATTGCTGAATTAACCGATCTGGAACCAAGGGTAAGGCGGATATGA
- a CDS encoding gluconate:H+ symporter gives MPILIIILGVLLLLLLITAGKINAFISFVIVSLFVGLCMGLSLDDTVEALKQGIGDTLGLLVLILGFGAMLGRIIADSGAAQRITKALIAAFGLKSIHWALMLAGFIVGIPMFYSVGFVILIPIVFTMAAATGLPLIFIGLPMLASLSVTHGFLPPHPAPTAMVDMFSADMGRTMMLGILVAIPTILVAGPLLSPRFKKIKAIPLKDFTGEKKIADHELPSTLLSLLAALMPVILIGCSEIISHFLESTGTAYAVVKGMGNPVIAMLLSLLFALFTLSLRNGHKMADVMIDLAHSVSSIAMILLIIAGAGALKAVLVASGISEYLGDMLRESGASPLLLAWLIAAVIRVSVGSATVAAMTAAGIVLPLVSDPSVSPELMVLAIGSGSLVLSHVNDTGFWLFKEYFNLSLKETLATWTVMETIIGVVGFAGVLLLDIFI, from the coding sequence ATGCCAATCCTGATTATAATTCTGGGAGTTCTTCTTCTTTTACTGCTTATCACGGCGGGAAAAATCAATGCCTTTATCTCTTTTGTAATTGTCTCGCTCTTTGTGGGGCTTTGCATGGGACTCTCCCTGGACGATACCGTGGAAGCTCTGAAACAGGGAATTGGAGACACCCTGGGACTGCTGGTCCTGATCCTGGGATTTGGAGCCATGCTGGGCCGGATCATTGCCGATAGTGGAGCAGCTCAGCGAATCACCAAAGCTCTGATTGCAGCTTTTGGCCTGAAAAGTATTCACTGGGCTCTGATGCTTGCAGGCTTCATTGTGGGAATCCCCATGTTTTATTCGGTGGGCTTTGTGATCCTGATCCCCATCGTATTTACCATGGCAGCTGCCACCGGACTGCCCCTGATCTTCATCGGGCTGCCCATGCTGGCATCGCTTTCAGTGACCCATGGCTTTTTGCCGCCTCATCCTGCACCAACAGCTATGGTGGATATGTTCAGTGCAGATATGGGGCGCACCATGATGCTTGGTATCCTGGTGGCCATCCCCACCATCCTGGTGGCCGGTCCCCTGCTCTCTCCCCGCTTCAAAAAGATTAAGGCAATTCCGCTGAAAGACTTTACCGGCGAAAAAAAGATAGCGGATCATGAACTGCCCTCCACCCTGCTCAGCCTGCTTGCGGCACTGATGCCCGTGATCCTGATAGGCTGCTCAGAAATAATATCCCACTTTCTGGAGTCAACGGGTACGGCCTATGCGGTAGTGAAAGGGATGGGCAACCCGGTGATAGCTATGTTGCTTTCCCTGCTTTTTGCCCTTTTTACACTTTCCCTGCGAAATGGTCATAAAATGGCGGATGTGATGATAGACCTCGCCCACTCCGTCTCCAGCATCGCTATGATCCTGCTGATCATAGCCGGAGCAGGAGCGCTGAAAGCAGTCCTGGTAGCCAGCGGGATCAGTGAGTATCTGGGCGATATGCTTCGTGAATCGGGTGCATCGCCCCTTCTTCTTGCCTGGCTGATCGCAGCCGTCATACGCGTATCAGTCGGATCGGCCACCGTGGCAGCCATGACAGCTGCCGGCATTGTCCTTCCCCTGGTATCAGACCCTTCGGTATCGCCCGAATTAATGGTACTGGCCATCGGTTCGGGAAGCCTGGTACTCTCTCATGTCAATGATACCGGATTCTGGCTGTTCAAAGAGTACTTCAACCTCAGCCTGAAGGAGACCCTGGCCACCTGGACCGTCATGGAGACCATTATCGGAGTGGTCGGATTTGCAGGCGTGCTCTTACTGGATATATTTATATAA
- a CDS encoding DUF4914 family protein, producing MTNLIKLLDEKKITLPDNLTGLFESCKKLTVFETTSELAIAACNGESNVEFEVKYDIPGKGEYTEAIVHRVRNGISANYTEAYMRRRDPDTMVIADDLPTDKQRFSDKYGYDFSSLQKETFEWLKQQELSMFFYFAGRAGIGSLGVAVAPSNAAFFAMGLSMLQEIIPVDRLEEGAKIASSIVVAPVFRHTHFNGKQVVVHNRTKEVHELYAYNLYPGPSAKKGLYGVILTQGEKEGWITAHCSAVQSISPYDNVTTFMHEGASGGGKSEMHQNIVREPDGRVSLGKNLLNGEERYITIPRFCLFKPVADDMAFCHPSVQRNDGKLRIVDAENAWFVRVDSVNEYGDDPKLEKATISSCCPLVFLNIETTPESTALIWDHIEDEPGKRCPNPRVILPRNSVENVIDKAVSIDVRSFGLRTPACSAEEPNYGILGLFHILPPTLAWLWRLVSPRGFNNPSITGTGNMGSEGVGSYWPFATGKKIDHANMLLKQIIETPRTTFTLVPNQHIGVWKVGFKPQLLMREYLTRRGVAKFRSDQYQSARCSLLGYELNYLTIEGSKIPSRFLKVYNQTEVGIEGYDAGAGMLEDFFKKELQNYLHGNLLQTGKRIIDACLSGANIDDYNEIVPNSYSYDFSNMEDYEQNNSH from the coding sequence ATGACAAATCTGATTAAGCTGCTGGATGAGAAGAAAATCACCCTTCCTGATAACCTGACCGGCCTTTTTGAAAGTTGTAAGAAACTTACGGTATTCGAAACCACCAGTGAACTTGCCATCGCGGCCTGCAATGGAGAGTCCAATGTGGAGTTTGAAGTAAAGTATGATATCCCGGGAAAAGGAGAATATACCGAAGCCATTGTCCACCGGGTAAGGAATGGCATTTCCGCAAACTACACAGAGGCCTATATGCGTCGGCGCGACCCCGATACCATGGTTATTGCCGATGATCTTCCGACGGATAAGCAACGGTTCTCGGACAAGTATGGCTATGATTTTTCAAGCCTGCAAAAGGAGACTTTTGAATGGCTGAAACAGCAGGAACTCTCCATGTTCTTCTATTTCGCAGGCAGAGCAGGCATAGGCTCCCTGGGAGTGGCTGTGGCCCCTTCCAATGCAGCATTTTTTGCCATGGGCCTGTCCATGCTTCAGGAGATCATTCCGGTTGACCGTTTGGAGGAAGGGGCTAAAATAGCCTCCTCCATCGTGGTAGCTCCGGTGTTCAGGCATACCCATTTCAATGGCAAACAGGTGGTGGTGCATAACCGCACCAAAGAAGTACATGAACTCTATGCCTACAACCTTTACCCCGGGCCAAGTGCAAAAAAAGGTCTTTATGGCGTGATCCTCACCCAGGGAGAAAAAGAGGGCTGGATTACCGCGCATTGTTCTGCTGTTCAATCCATCAGTCCCTATGACAACGTCACCACTTTCATGCATGAGGGGGCCAGTGGAGGCGGAAAAAGTGAAATGCACCAGAACATTGTAAGAGAGCCCGACGGACGCGTTTCCCTGGGTAAAAACCTGTTGAACGGGGAGGAACGCTATATTACCATCCCCCGCTTCTGCCTCTTTAAGCCCGTGGCAGATGATATGGCCTTCTGTCATCCTTCGGTACAGCGGAACGATGGCAAGCTCAGAATTGTGGATGCAGAAAACGCCTGGTTTGTTCGTGTGGATAGTGTAAACGAATACGGAGACGATCCCAAGCTTGAAAAAGCCACCATCAGTTCATGCTGTCCATTGGTCTTCCTGAATATTGAAACCACTCCCGAATCCACGGCACTGATCTGGGACCATATTGAAGATGAACCGGGAAAGAGATGTCCCAATCCCCGGGTTATCCTGCCCAGAAATTCTGTTGAGAATGTGATTGATAAAGCTGTATCGATCGATGTTCGAAGCTTTGGACTGCGTACACCGGCCTGTTCCGCAGAGGAACCCAATTATGGCATCCTGGGCTTGTTTCATATACTCCCCCCAACACTGGCCTGGCTCTGGAGGCTGGTCTCTCCCCGCGGTTTCAATAATCCAAGTATCACGGGAACAGGTAATATGGGCAGTGAAGGTGTCGGATCCTACTGGCCCTTTGCCACAGGTAAAAAGATCGATCACGCCAATATGTTGCTGAAACAAATCATCGAAACCCCCAGAACCACGTTTACCCTGGTACCCAACCAGCATATCGGCGTCTGGAAGGTTGGCTTCAAACCTCAGCTTCTGATGCGGGAATATCTTACCCGGAGGGGAGTGGCCAAATTCAGATCAGATCAGTACCAGTCCGCCCGCTGCTCCTTGCTGGGCTATGAACTGAATTACCTGACCATTGAAGGTTCCAAGATTCCCTCCCGGTTTCTGAAGGTTTATAACCAGACGGAGGTGGGAATTGAGGGTTATGATGCCGGAGCCGGAATGCTGGAGGACTTTTTTAAGAAAGAACTTCAGAATTATTTGCATGGGAACCTGTTACAAACAGGCAAGCGCATTATAGATGCCTGTCTGTCAGGAGCCAATATTGACGATTACAACGAGATTGTGCCCAACAGTTACAGTTATGACTTCAGCAACATGGAGGATTACGAACAGAACAACAGCCATTAA
- a CDS encoding sugar phosphate isomerase/epimerase — translation MINRRNFLQAGALAAAGTALAGCTTETSTPAEEPEKNIRHNPIGVSTYSFWQFNRPAGDPPLEDIIDHAAAMGFDGVELLLVQMASEERSYLNSLKKRAFHSGLDLMGFSTHQSFVFPDVEKRQENIDLTIHQIELAYQLGIPTMRINTGRWGTSKDFDELMANRGIEPSLEGYTDEDGFKWVIDSLEKIMPTAEKCGVVLGLENHWGLGRTAEGVKRIVDAIDSPWLKVTLDTGNFLEDPYDRLEQLAPDTYLMQAKTYYGEGKWYTLDLDYPRIGEIMRKHSFKGYISLEMEGKADPMEAVPKSLEVLRDAFWYEL, via the coding sequence ATGATTAACAGACGAAATTTTTTACAGGCCGGAGCTCTTGCTGCCGCAGGAACAGCACTGGCAGGATGCACCACCGAAACATCCACACCGGCTGAGGAGCCTGAGAAAAACATCCGGCACAACCCCATCGGGGTATCCACCTACTCCTTCTGGCAGTTTAACCGGCCTGCGGGGGATCCCCCTCTGGAGGATATCATCGACCACGCAGCAGCCATGGGATTTGATGGAGTGGAGCTTCTGCTGGTCCAGATGGCCTCGGAGGAAAGGTCCTATCTGAACAGTCTGAAAAAAAGAGCCTTTCACAGCGGACTTGACCTCATGGGTTTTTCCACCCACCAGAGTTTTGTATTTCCGGATGTGGAGAAAAGGCAGGAGAATATTGATCTGACCATTCACCAGATTGAGCTGGCCTACCAGCTGGGCATCCCCACCATGCGCATCAATACCGGGCGCTGGGGAACCAGCAAGGACTTCGATGAACTGATGGCCAACCGGGGCATTGAACCAAGCCTGGAAGGATATACCGATGAAGACGGTTTTAAGTGGGTCATTGATTCGCTGGAGAAGATCATGCCCACTGCAGAAAAATGCGGGGTGGTCCTGGGACTGGAGAATCACTGGGGCCTGGGTCGCACTGCAGAGGGAGTGAAACGCATTGTGGATGCCATCGATTCGCCCTGGCTAAAGGTCACCCTGGATACGGGTAATTTCCTGGAAGATCCCTACGACAGGCTGGAACAACTGGCCCCCGATACTTACCTGATGCAGGCCAAGACCTATTATGGAGAAGGCAAGTGGTATACCCTGGATCTGGATTATCCACGCATTGGGGAGATCATGCGAAAGCACAGCTTCAAAGGGTATATCTCGCTGGAAATGGAAGGAAAGGCCGATCCCATGGAAGCTGTTCCAAAAAGCCTGGAGGTCCTGCGGGATGCCTTCTGGTACGAACTATAA
- a CDS encoding membrane dipeptidase, translated as MSSGKAKKTLIFDSHLDISMNAMEWNRDQRWSVEKIRKSEEGMNDKPDRGRNTVSFPALREGRVGLVVATQIARVVKPGSPIPGWYSQEQAWAHTQGQLQWYRAMEQAGEMKQIRGADSLKESLALWENPDDHTPIAYVLSLEGADSIISMNHLERAYGDGLRAIGPAHYGPGVYANGTDSGGRLNARGVELLRTMEQLDMILDMTHLNDDAFWHALDIYKGTIWASHNNCRSIVNHNRQFSDRMILELISRKAVIGTALDAWMMVSNWIRGESDPLDRKVSLETMVNHMDHICQLAGNSLHVGIGSDLDGGYGKEQCPHDLDTIADLQKVPAILRDRGYSEEDIQNIMYLNFVRFLQDYFKEQAD; from the coding sequence ATGAGTTCAGGCAAAGCAAAAAAGACCCTGATATTCGATTCCCATCTGGATATCTCCATGAATGCCATGGAGTGGAACCGCGATCAAAGATGGAGCGTGGAGAAGATCCGGAAGAGTGAGGAAGGGATGAACGACAAACCAGACCGGGGCCGCAATACAGTCTCCTTCCCTGCATTAAGAGAAGGGAGAGTCGGACTGGTGGTGGCCACCCAGATTGCCCGGGTGGTTAAACCCGGCAGTCCCATTCCAGGCTGGTATTCACAGGAGCAGGCCTGGGCCCATACCCAGGGTCAGCTTCAATGGTACAGGGCCATGGAGCAGGCCGGTGAGATGAAACAAATAAGAGGTGCAGACTCATTGAAGGAAAGTCTGGCCCTGTGGGAAAATCCGGATGATCATACTCCCATCGCTTATGTTTTGAGCCTGGAAGGAGCCGATTCTATCATATCCATGAACCATCTGGAAAGAGCGTATGGAGACGGGCTCAGGGCCATAGGTCCTGCCCATTACGGCCCCGGGGTTTATGCCAATGGAACCGATTCCGGCGGCAGACTTAATGCCAGGGGGGTGGAACTTCTCCGGACCATGGAGCAGCTGGATATGATCCTCGATATGACCCACCTGAACGATGATGCCTTCTGGCATGCGCTGGATATCTATAAAGGAACTATCTGGGCCAGCCATAATAACTGCCGCAGCATTGTGAACCACAACCGGCAGTTCAGTGACCGGATGATCCTGGAACTGATCAGCAGAAAGGCGGTTATCGGAACTGCTCTGGATGCCTGGATGATGGTGAGCAACTGGATACGCGGAGAATCAGATCCCTTAGACAGAAAGGTAAGCCTGGAAACCATGGTCAATCATATGGACCATATCTGCCAGCTGGCCGGCAACTCCCTTCATGTGGGGATTGGAAGCGACCTGGACGGCGGATACGGCAAGGAACAGTGCCCGCATGACCTCGATACCATAGCCGACCTTCAGAAGGTACCCGCTATACTCCGGGACAGAGGATATTCGGAGGAAGATATACAGAACATCATGTACCTGAATTTTGTGCGTTTCCTGCAGGACTATTTCAAAGAGCAGGCTGACTGA
- a CDS encoding D-TA family PLP-dependent enzyme, producing MWYKPENESTIATPSLLLFPDRIEENIRRMIALAGSAERLRPHVKSHKIPEIIQLQRQQGITRFKCATLSEVTMVAEAGGEDILLAYPLLGPSVDLWFELVEQYTKSRLSVTVDSETALILLESQACQREKQLDIFVDIDNGMHRTGIHPEEAPSLIYAIENSKNLIFKGLHIYDGHIHESGPAERKAHCDHDFEAVHRLQKQLSEEDIEIGELACGGTPTFPIHASHPSRTLCPGTTLLWDAGYGSSFPDLDFLPAAVIAGRVISKPNQGLCLDLGHKSIASEMAHPRLHFLELEAEEVIHHSEEHLALSTSKAGQLSVGDLVYALPVHICPTTALHEQVYVVRNQQVTETWRVVARKRDYPYKDH from the coding sequence ATGTGGTACAAACCAGAGAACGAATCAACAATTGCCACACCCTCCCTGCTCCTTTTTCCCGACCGGATTGAGGAAAATATCCGCAGGATGATCGCTCTTGCAGGAAGTGCGGAACGGCTGCGGCCACATGTAAAATCACACAAAATTCCTGAGATTATCCAGCTCCAGAGGCAGCAGGGAATCACTCGGTTCAAATGTGCCACACTCTCTGAAGTTACCATGGTAGCAGAGGCCGGGGGCGAAGATATTCTGCTGGCCTATCCCCTGCTGGGGCCCTCTGTGGATTTGTGGTTCGAGCTGGTGGAGCAATACACGAAAAGCAGGCTATCGGTGACCGTTGATTCAGAAACGGCCCTTATACTCCTGGAAAGCCAGGCTTGTCAAAGGGAAAAACAGCTGGATATTTTTGTGGATATTGATAACGGGATGCACCGCACCGGCATCCATCCGGAAGAGGCTCCTTCACTGATTTATGCCATTGAAAATAGCAAAAATCTGATCTTTAAGGGACTACATATCTATGACGGACATATTCATGAGTCCGGTCCGGCAGAAAGGAAAGCGCATTGCGACCACGATTTTGAAGCGGTACACCGATTACAGAAGCAACTGTCGGAGGAGGATATAGAGATCGGAGAACTGGCCTGCGGAGGGACCCCTACCTTCCCCATTCATGCCTCTCATCCTTCCAGAACCCTTTGTCCCGGCACTACCCTGCTCTGGGATGCCGGTTATGGCAGCAGCTTTCCGGATCTCGATTTTCTTCCGGCTGCCGTGATAGCCGGAAGAGTGATCAGCAAACCCAATCAGGGGCTCTGCCTGGACCTGGGACATAAATCCATTGCCTCTGAAATGGCACATCCAAGGCTGCATTTCCTGGAACTGGAAGCAGAGGAGGTAATCCATCACAGTGAAGAGCACCTGGCACTCTCCACCAGTAAGGCCGGGCAGCTTTCTGTGGGGGACCTGGTCTATGCTCTTCCTGTCCATATTTGTCCGACCACGGCCCTTCATGAGCAGGTCTATGTGGTACGTAACCAGCAGGTTACGGAAACCTGGAGGGTAGTTGCCAGGAAACGAGACTATCCGTACAAAGATCATTGA
- a CDS encoding ferritin family protein yields the protein MENSLKGTRTEQNLLKSFAGESQAKNRYEFFAKQAKKEGFEHIAAIFMQTAREEQAHAKRFFKFLEGGMVEITASYPAGIIGNTAENLKAAAEGENEEWTELYPAFAEIAKEEGFPKVASAFKMIARVEAEHEKRYLKLLQNVSEDRVFMKEGKVWWKCMVCGYVYESQKALENCPACLHPQSYMKLKEEDY from the coding sequence ATGGAAAACTCATTGAAGGGTACAAGAACAGAACAGAACCTCTTAAAGTCTTTTGCAGGAGAATCACAGGCCAAAAACCGCTATGAATTCTTCGCTAAACAGGCCAAAAAAGAGGGATTCGAACATATCGCTGCCATTTTTATGCAAACAGCCAGGGAAGAGCAGGCTCATGCCAAGCGCTTCTTTAAATTCCTGGAGGGTGGCATGGTAGAGATCACTGCCAGTTATCCTGCCGGCATCATCGGAAACACTGCTGAAAATCTGAAAGCAGCTGCTGAAGGTGAAAATGAGGAGTGGACAGAGCTCTACCCTGCTTTTGCGGAAATCGCCAAAGAAGAGGGCTTCCCCAAAGTGGCTTCCGCTTTTAAAATGATCGCCAGGGTGGAGGCCGAACATGAGAAACGCTACCTGAAGTTGCTCCAGAATGTCTCCGAAGACAGGGTATTTATGAAAGAGGGAAAAGTCTGGTGGAAGTGCATGGTATGCGGTTATGTATATGAATCACAAAAGGCACTCGAAAACTGCCCGGCCTGTCTCCATCCCCAATCATACATGAAACTGAAGGAGGAGGACTATTAG
- a CDS encoding flavin reductase, translating into MIDYNALFKVSYGLYIVCSGSREYGNAYISNTVFQVTAEPPRFATCCNKENHTAGLIQSTGLFSVSVLQEEAGAGIIGTFGFKSGNSTDKLKGMKLQYGETGVPIVLNDTIAYLEFRVCETVDVGTHLMFIGELVHSRVLDDKKDPLTYLHYRKVKKGMAPKNAPTYIDKAKLEKSPGQESPARYECPACGYIYDEKAEGVKFDDLPDNWVCPVCGEEKSEFIKV; encoded by the coding sequence ATGATCGATTACAATGCACTTTTCAAAGTCTCCTATGGTCTTTACATAGTCTGCTCGGGATCCAGGGAGTATGGAAATGCTTATATCTCCAACACCGTTTTCCAGGTCACAGCCGAACCTCCCCGCTTTGCCACCTGCTGCAACAAGGAGAACCATACAGCCGGCCTGATTCAGTCCACGGGTCTGTTTTCGGTATCCGTACTTCAGGAAGAGGCAGGAGCTGGCATTATTGGCACCTTTGGCTTTAAGAGCGGAAATAGTACGGATAAGCTGAAGGGAATGAAACTCCAATACGGAGAGACCGGAGTCCCCATTGTCCTCAACGATACGATCGCCTATCTGGAGTTCAGGGTCTGCGAAACCGTAGATGTAGGCACTCACCTGATGTTCATCGGAGAGCTGGTCCACTCCAGAGTACTGGACGACAAAAAAGATCCCCTTACCTATCTCCATTACCGGAAGGTGAAGAAGGGGATGGCTCCAAAAAATGCACCCACCTATATCGATAAAGCTAAACTGGAGAAAAGTCCGGGACAGGAGAGCCCTGCCAGGTATGAATGCCCTGCCTGCGGGTATATCTACGACGAGAAGGCGGAAGGAGTGAAGTTTGATGATTTGCCCGACAACTGGGTGTGCCCGGTATGCGGGGAAGAAAAATCCGAATTCATTAAAGTGTAA